The Struthio camelus isolate bStrCam1 chromosome 5, bStrCam1.hap1, whole genome shotgun sequence genome has a segment encoding these proteins:
- the RTN4RL2 gene encoding reticulon-4 receptor-like 2, with translation MLPRTARDLPQGRRLAALLLAALAWVPGGAPACPALCTCYVSPPTVSCQANNFSAVPAGLPPGARRLFLQNNVIGALRAGTFGPSTVTLWLYSNNISSIQPGTFRHLPALEELDLGDNPHLRALAPDTFHGLRRLQALHLYRCQLASLPSAIFRGLHSLQYLYLQENGLLYLQDDLFADLANLSHLFLHGNRVRALSEGVFRGLASLDRLLLHANRLAAVHRRAFRGLARLTILYLFNNSLAALPGDPLAALPALQFLRLNANPWACDCRARPLWAWFRRTRVSSSAVLCASPPRRRGTDLRHLRPADFDGCPPPRADDEEEEEEEEEGEGAAADGGPPGRPGTLPAAPPSAFYRDLPPHDLRGPQTRPHPSDYWGGYGTPAEAAGRCPRSPCAPLPSPAPAPRPAALLPLLLLLPQI, from the exons atgCTGCCCCGGACGGCTCGGGACCTGCCCCAAG GCCGGCGCCTGGCGGCCCTGCTCCTGGCGGCGCTGGCGTGGGTGCCCGGCGGGGCGCCCGCCTGCCCCGCGCTCTGCACCTGCTACGTCTCGCCGCCCACCGTCAGCTGCCAGGCCAACAACTTCTCCGCGgtgcccgcggggctgccgcccggcgcccgccgcctcttCCTGCAGAACAACGTCatcggggcgctgcgggccggcaCCTTCGGGCCCAGCACCGTCACCCTCTGGCTCTACTCCAACAACATCTCCTCCATCCAGCCGGGCACCTTCCGCCACCTGCCCGCCCTCGAGGAGCTCGACCTGGGCGACAACCCGCACCTCCGGGCCCTGGCGCCCGACACCTTCCACGGCCTCCGGCGCCTCCAGGCCCTGCACCTCTACCGGTGCCAGCTGGCCAGCCTGCCCAGCGCCATCTTCCgcggcctccacagcctccagtaCCTCTACCTGCAGGAGAACGGGCTGCTCTACCTGCAG gacgACCTCTTCGCCGACCTGGCCAACCTGAGCCACCTCTTCCTACACGGCAACCGGGTGCGGGCGCTGTCGGAGGGCGTCTTCCGGGGGCTGGCGAGCCTGGACCGCCTGCTGCTGCACGCCAACCGCCTGGCCGCCGTGCACCGGCGCGCTTTCCGCGGCCTGGCCCGCCTCACCATCCTCTACCTGTTCAACAACAGCctggcggcgctgccgggggACCCGCTGGCCGCCTTGCCCGCCCTCCAGTTCCTCCGCCTCAACGCCAACCCCTGGGCCTGCGACTGCCGCGCGCGCCCGCTCTGGGCCTGGTTCCGCCGCAcccgcgtctcgagctcggccgtcCTCTGCGCcagccccccgcggcgccgcggcaCCGACCTGCGGCACCTGCGCCCCGCCGACTTCGacggctgccccccgccccgcgccgacgacgaggaggaggaggaggaggaggaggaaggagagggtgccgccgccgacgggggtccgccggggcgccccggcaccctgccggccgcgccgccctccgctTTCTACCGCGACCTGCCCCCCCACGACCTCCGGGGTCCCCAAACCCGGCCGCACCCCAGCGACTACTGGGGGGGTTACGGGACCCCCGCCGAAGcggccggccgctgcccccgctCCCCTTGCGCCCCCTTAccctcgcccgccccggccccccgacccgccgccctgctgcccctgctgctgctgctgccccaaatctga
- the TIMM10 gene encoding mitochondrial import inner membrane translocase subunit Tim10 yields the protein MDPMRAQQLAAELEVDMMADMYNRMTHACHRKCVPPHYKDAELSKGESVCLDRCVAKYLDVHERMGKKLTELSLQDEELLKRMQQGSGTA from the exons ATGGACCCGATGCGGGCCCAGCAGCTGGCGGCCGAGCTGGAGGTGGACATGATGGCCGACATGTACAACCG GATGACCCACGCGTGCCACCGGAAGTGCGTGCCCCCCCACTACAAGGACGCCGAGCTGTCCAAGGGCGAGAGCGTGTGCCTGGACCGCTGCGTGGCCAAGTACCTCGACGTCCACGAGAGGATGGGCAAGAAGCTGACGGAGCTGTCGCTGCAGGACGAGGAGCTCCTCAAGCGCATGCAGCAGGGCTCCGGCACCGCCTGA
- the SLC43A3 gene encoding equilibrative nucleobase transporter 1 isoform X1, producing the protein MAVAAAAGAGLPKRLATLLSGLLECGAFCGVIFGWASLVFVLKELGYFQELCQPTASPGPNGTAALLDCSGQDEQFSLIFTIGSFMNNFMTFPMGYIFDRFGTTVARLIAISLYTSGTLLVAFSTPGSAVLLFPAMSLLSVGGILLILTNMQVGNLFGKYRSIVITLYNGAFDSSSAVFLIIKVLFERGLSLRAMFLFMAGCSAWHLLRTLFLMPRRRVPYPLPPAYDYGLRCHRRSRSYRTYEEKRPPGDGGAEDVPLEPGLEPTEPCSPRGGSSEASFRSCVCSGLFAWHVTWLSTMQLRHYLFIGTLNPLLEHLAHSDTGLVSVYTNAFAFTQLCGVLCAPWNGLILDRHKRGKADGAPDPLADLRASVLSLAVTVMQCLLFSICAAVPVLPVQFATFALQVLSRSFLYGGNAAFLAIAFPPQHFGKLYGLAMALSALVALLQYPCFALVQGPLQGNPFYVNVGLIAVVLLAFGSPVAVARECRRRAEELGAAGTPLAAPPGAGNRRQASG; encoded by the exons atggcggtggcggcggcggcgggcgcggggctgcccaaGCGCCTGGCCACCCTGCTGTCGGGGCTGCTGGAGTGCGGCGCCTTCTGCGGCGTCATCTTCGGCTGGGCCTCCCTCGTCTTCGTGCTCAAGGAGCTGGGCTACTTCCAGGAGCTGTGCCAGCccaccgccagccccggccccaacGGCACCGCCGCCCTCCTCG ACTGCAGCGGGCAGGATGAGCAGTTCTCCCTCATCTTCACCATCGGCTCCTTCATGAACAACTTCATGACCTTCCCCATGGGCTACATCTTCGACCGCTTCGGCACCACCGTGGCCCGCTTGATCGCCAT CTCCCTCTACACCAGCGGCACCCTGCTCGTCGCCTTCTCCACACCAG GCTCCGCCGTGCTGCTCTTCCCAGCCATGTCGCTGCTGTCGGTGGGCGGCATCCTCCTCATCCTCACCAACATGCAG GTGGGCAACCTCTTTGGGAAGTACCGCTCCATCGTCATCACGCTCTACAACGGGGCCTTCGACTCCTCGTCCGCCGTGTTCCTCATCATCAAG gtgCTGTTCGAgcgcgggctgtccctgcgggcCATGTTCCTCTTCATGGCGGGCTGCAGCGCCTGGCACCTGCTGCGCACCCTCTTCCTCATGCCGCGGCGGCGCGTCCCCTACCCGCTGCCCCCCGCCTACGACTACGG GCTCCGGTGCCACCGGCGGTCCCGCTCGTACCGCACCTACGAGGAGAAGCGGCCGCCGGGCGACGGCGGCGCCGAGGACGTCCCGCTGGAGCCGGGCCTCGAGCCCACCGAGCCTTGCAGCCCCCGAG GTGGCTCCAGCGAGGCGTCCTTCAGGTCCTGCGTGTGCTCGGGGCTCTTCGCCTGGCACGTGACCTGGCTCTCCACCATGCAGCTGCGCCACTACCTCTTCATCGGCACCCTCAACCCGCTGCTGGAGCACCTGGCCCACTCGGACACCGGGCTGG TGAGCGTCTACACCAACGCCTTCGCCTTCACCCAGCTCTGCGGCGTGCTCTGCGCCCCCTGGAACGGCCTCATCCTCGACCGCCACAAGCGGGGCAAGGCCGACG GAGCCCCGGACCCGCTGGCTGACCTGCGGGCGTCCGTGCTGTCGTTGGCGGTGACGGTGATGCAGTGCCTGCTGTTCTCCATCTGTGCCGCCGTGCCCGTGCTGCCCGTGCAGTTCGCCACCTTCGCCCTCCAGGTGCTCAGCCGCTCCTTCCTCTACGGGGGCAACGCCGCCTTCCTGGCCATCGC GTTCCCCCCGCAGCACTTCgggaagctctacgggctggccATGGCCCTGTCGGCGCTGGTGGCCCTGCTGCAGTACCCCTGCTTCGCCCTGGTGCAGGGGCCGCTCCAGGGGAACCCCTTCTAC gtgaacGTGGGGCTCATCGCCGTGGTGCTGCTGGCCTTCGGCAGCCCCGTGGCCGTGGCCCGCGAGTgccggcggcgggccgaggaGCTGGGTGCTGCCGGCACCCCGCTGGCGGCCCCCCCGGGCGCCGGCAACCGCCGCCAGGCGTCGGGCTGA
- the UBE2L6 gene encoding ubiquitin/ISG15-conjugating enzyme E2 L6: MAGSRRLAKELEEARRWEGACELGPLGGSVLRWGGLLLPNNPPYNVGAFRFELAFSPHYPLVPPSVTFRTQIYHPGVDQQGRVCQPLTTTEHWSPTTRALHVLQDLLLLVDSLDLQRVLREDLARELAADPELFRRKAEEHARLHSKQRPAAAAPR; the protein is encoded by the exons ATGGCTGGGAGCAGGAGGCTGGCCAAG gagctggaggaggcgcggCGGTGGGAAGGGGCGTGCGAGCTGGGCCCGCTGGGGGGCAGCGTGCTGCgctggggggggctgctgctgccc AACAACCCCCCCTACAACGTGGGCGCCTTCCGCTTCGAGCTCGCCTTCTCCCCGCATTACCCCCTGGTGCCCCCCAGCGTCACCTTCCGGACCCAGATCTACCATCCCGGCGTGGACCAGCAGGGCCGCGTGTGCCAGCCCCTCACCACCACCGAGCACTGGTCGCCCACCACCCGCGCCCTCCACG TGCTCCaggacctgctgctgctggtggacaGCCTGGACCTCCAGCGCGTGCTGCGGGAGGACCTGGCCCGCGAGCTGGCCGCCGACCCCGAGCTCTTCCGGCGCAAGGCGGAGGAGCACGCCCGCCTCCACAGCAAGCAGcgccccgctgccgctgccccccgctga
- the SLC43A3 gene encoding equilibrative nucleobase transporter 1 isoform X2, giving the protein MAVAAAAGAGLPKRLATLLSGLLECGAFCGVIFGWASLVFVLKELGYFQELCQPTASPGPNGTAALLDCSGQDEQFSLIFTIGSFMNNFMTFPMGYIFDRFGTTVARLIAISLYTSGTLLVAFSTPGSAVLLFPAMSLLSVGGILLILTNMQVGNLFGKYRSIVITLYNGAFDSSSAVFLIIKVLFERGLSLRAMFLFMAGCSAWHLLRTLFLMPRRRVPYPLPPAYDYGLRCHRRSRSYRTYEEKRPPGDGGAEDVPLEPGLEPTEPCSPRGGSSEASFRSCVCSGLFAWHVTWLSTMQLRHYLFIGTLNPLLEHLAHSDTGLVSVYTNAFAFTQLCGVLCAPWNGLILDRHKRGKADGAPDPLADLRASVLSLAVTVMQCLLFSICAAVPVLPVQFATFALQVLSRSFLYGGNAAFLAIATSGSSTGWPWPCRRWWPCCSTPASPWCRGRSRGTPST; this is encoded by the exons atggcggtggcggcggcggcgggcgcggggctgcccaaGCGCCTGGCCACCCTGCTGTCGGGGCTGCTGGAGTGCGGCGCCTTCTGCGGCGTCATCTTCGGCTGGGCCTCCCTCGTCTTCGTGCTCAAGGAGCTGGGCTACTTCCAGGAGCTGTGCCAGCccaccgccagccccggccccaacGGCACCGCCGCCCTCCTCG ACTGCAGCGGGCAGGATGAGCAGTTCTCCCTCATCTTCACCATCGGCTCCTTCATGAACAACTTCATGACCTTCCCCATGGGCTACATCTTCGACCGCTTCGGCACCACCGTGGCCCGCTTGATCGCCAT CTCCCTCTACACCAGCGGCACCCTGCTCGTCGCCTTCTCCACACCAG GCTCCGCCGTGCTGCTCTTCCCAGCCATGTCGCTGCTGTCGGTGGGCGGCATCCTCCTCATCCTCACCAACATGCAG GTGGGCAACCTCTTTGGGAAGTACCGCTCCATCGTCATCACGCTCTACAACGGGGCCTTCGACTCCTCGTCCGCCGTGTTCCTCATCATCAAG gtgCTGTTCGAgcgcgggctgtccctgcgggcCATGTTCCTCTTCATGGCGGGCTGCAGCGCCTGGCACCTGCTGCGCACCCTCTTCCTCATGCCGCGGCGGCGCGTCCCCTACCCGCTGCCCCCCGCCTACGACTACGG GCTCCGGTGCCACCGGCGGTCCCGCTCGTACCGCACCTACGAGGAGAAGCGGCCGCCGGGCGACGGCGGCGCCGAGGACGTCCCGCTGGAGCCGGGCCTCGAGCCCACCGAGCCTTGCAGCCCCCGAG GTGGCTCCAGCGAGGCGTCCTTCAGGTCCTGCGTGTGCTCGGGGCTCTTCGCCTGGCACGTGACCTGGCTCTCCACCATGCAGCTGCGCCACTACCTCTTCATCGGCACCCTCAACCCGCTGCTGGAGCACCTGGCCCACTCGGACACCGGGCTGG TGAGCGTCTACACCAACGCCTTCGCCTTCACCCAGCTCTGCGGCGTGCTCTGCGCCCCCTGGAACGGCCTCATCCTCGACCGCCACAAGCGGGGCAAGGCCGACG GAGCCCCGGACCCGCTGGCTGACCTGCGGGCGTCCGTGCTGTCGTTGGCGGTGACGGTGATGCAGTGCCTGCTGTTCTCCATCTGTGCCGCCGTGCCCGTGCTGCCCGTGCAGTTCGCCACCTTCGCCCTCCAGGTGCTCAGCCGCTCCTTCCTCTACGGGGGCAACGCCGCCTTCCTGGCCATCGC CACTTCgggaagctctacgggctggccATGGCCCTGTCGGCGCTGGTGGCCCTGCTGCAGTACCCCTGCTTCGCCCTGGTGCAGGGGCCGCTCCAGGGGAACCCCTTCTAC gtga
- the SMTNL1 gene encoding smoothelin-like protein 1, giving the protein MEPEGAARPPAAPEPPACPTALPPAAGGGPEGQEGGTAAGGPTAGADGVAGGKAEAAKDPGSEAEAAEAAGSEVKAAEAAGREAGAAEAAGREAKGAEAAGSEAEAAKDPGREAKGAEAAGSEAKGAEAAGREAEAAEAAGSKANGAEAAGREAKGAEAAGSEAKGAEAAGSEAEAAEAAGREAKGAEAAGSEAKGAEAAGREAEAAEAAGREAKGAEAAGSEAGTAEAAGREAKGAEAAGSEAKGAEAAGREAEAAEAAGREAKGAEAAGSEAGTAEAAGREAKGAEAAGSEARTAEAAGSEAGTAEAAGREAGTAEAAGREAGAGMEAGAAQRGAGAAAEPPPGQQGPTWQQDEDDELWPEFGPASPTSPPASPVSPTSPAAPTAPTAGAVAGSGGRQRGAAGGAPGHRVGGRVPVGTRAQGRSAILEKFGGAATGPAPHLKRVGGANTVKAMLLEWCRARTRGYEHVDIQNFSGSWGTGLAFCALIHSFFPDAFDYASLVPHNRRENFTLAFATAQDRADCAPLLEVDDMVRLKVPDAKCVYTYVQELYRSLVAKGLVKTKKR; this is encoded by the exons ATGGAGCCCGAGGgagctgcccggccgcccgctgcccccgagccccccgcctgccccacggcgctgccgcctgctgcggggggggggcctgaggggcaggaggggggcactGCTGCGGGGGGGCCCACGGCGGGGGCGGATGGGGTGGCGGGGGGCAAGGCCGAGGCAGCAAAGGATCCTGGGAGCGAGGccgaggcagcagaggctgctgggagtgaggtgaaggcagcagaggctgctgggagggaggccggggcagcagaggctgctgggagggaggcgaagggagcagaggctgctgggagtGAGGCTGAGGCAGCAAAGGATCCTGGGAGGGAGGctaaaggagcagaggctgctgggagcGAGGCGaagggagcagaggctgctgggagggaggccgaggcagcagaggctgctgggagcAAGGCGAAtggagcagaggctgctgggagggaggctaaaggagcagaggctgctgggagcGAGGctaaaggagcagaggctgctgggagcGAGGccgaggcagcagaggctgctgggagggaggctaaaggagcagaggctgctgggagcGAGGCGaagggagcagaggctgctgggagggaggccgaggcagcagaggctgctgggagggaggctaaaggagcagaggctgctgggagcGAGGCCGggacagcagaggctgctgggagggaggctaaaggagcagaggctgctgggagcGAGGCGaagggagcagaggctgctgggagggaggccgaggcagcagaggctgctgggagggaggctaaaggagcagaggctgctgggagcGAGGCCGggacagcagaggctgctgggagggaggctaaaggagcagaggctgctgggagcGAGGCCAggacagcagaggctgctgggagcGAGGCCGggacagcagaggctgctgggagggaggcCGGGACAGCAgaggctgcggggagggaggccggggctgggatggaggccggggcagcgcagcggggggccggggcggcggccgagccccccccgGGCCAGCAGGGCCCCAcgtggcagcaggacgaggacgACGAGCTGTGGCCCGAGTTCGGGCCCGccagccccacgtcccccccggcgtcccccgtgTCGCCCACCTCTCCTGCggcccccaccgcccccaccg CTGGCGCCGTCGCGGGCTCGGGGGGCCGGCAGAG gggggcagccgggggggcgccggggcacCGGGTCGGGGGGCGGGTGCCGGTGGGCACCCGGGCGCAGGGGCGCAGCGCCATCCTGGAGAAGTTCGGAGG GGCGGCCACGGGCCCGGCCCCCCACCTGAAGCGCGTGGGGGGCGCCAACACGGTGAAGGCCATGCTGCTGGAGTGGTGCCGCGCCAGGACCCGCGGCTACGAG CACGTCGACATCCAGAACTTTTCGGGGAGCTGGGGCACGGGCCTGGCCTTCTGCGCCCTCATCCACAGCTTCTTCCCCGACGCCTTCGACTACGCCAGCTTGGTGCCCCACAACCGCCGCGAGAACTTCACCCTGGCCTTCGCCACCGCGCA GGACCGGGCCGACTGCGCCCCGCTGCTGGAGGTGGACGACATGGTGAGGCTGAAGGTGCCCGACGCCAAGTGCGTCTACACCTACGTGCAGGAACTCTACCGCAGCCTGGTGGCCAAGGGGCTGGTGAAGACCAAGAAGCGCTGA